One Bartonella kosoyi DNA segment encodes these proteins:
- a CDS encoding invasion associated locus B family protein, which translates to MIIEKMIIMIKKRSMLVKILFALALIGKGESFANENNSIYTIHPPHLSIPRGEPGETRRIIMQFYDWTLICDEKQKLKLKQGICNVTQTVHDQEGNTIFSWSLVSTTNGQAVMLFRTLPNSDINVPIQMFVKGVKKPVLIHYTQCNETVCLAQSPVGPVITKQIEQDNKVRISYKLKEGKVFSFTVPFKGLNAALNSLRP; encoded by the coding sequence ATGATAATAGAAAAAATGATTATTATGATAAAAAAGAGAAGTATGTTAGTGAAGATTCTGTTTGCTCTTGCCTTAATAGGCAAGGGCGAAAGCTTTGCTAATGAGAATAATAGTATTTATACAATTCATCCACCGCACTTATCGATACCTAGGGGAGAACCAGGTGAAACACGTCGAATTATTATGCAGTTTTATGACTGGACTTTAATTTGTGATGAAAAACAAAAGCTTAAGCTTAAGCAAGGTATATGTAATGTGACACAGACTGTTCATGATCAGGAAGGAAATACCATTTTTAGCTGGTCTCTTGTTTCTACGACAAATGGACAAGCAGTGATGCTTTTTCGAACATTGCCAAATTCTGATATAAATGTTCCGATTCAAATGTTTGTGAAAGGTGTAAAAAAACCTGTTCTTATTCATTATACGCAGTGTAATGAAACGGTTTGTTTGGCACAATCACCTGTAGGGCCAGTTATTACTAAACAAATAGAGCAAGATAATAAAGTACGTATTTCCTATAAGCTTAAAGAGGGAAAGGTATTTTCTTTTACTGTACCATTTAAAGGGCTAAACGCAGCACTTAATTCTTTGCGTCCTTAG